A window of Negativicutes bacterium genomic DNA:
TCTATAACGCCTGCCGTTTCCTGAAAGAAGCGCAGGTCGATGCAATTAAACTGGAGGGTGGGGTTCGCGTTAAGGACAGAATCCGCGCCATAGCCGATGCCGGGATCGCCGTGATGGGTCATATCGGTCTGACACCGCAGAGTTCCGGACAATTGGGTGGATTTATGGCGCAGGGGCGAACGGTGGCCAGCGCTCAAGCCGTGATTGAGGACGCTCTGGCAGTCGAGGCAGCGGGAGCTTATTCTATTTTAGTCGAAGCCGTACCACCGGAAGTGACTGCTTTCCTCTGCCAACTGCTGACCATTCCTGTCTATAGTATCGGCGCCGGCGCGGCAGACGGACAATTGCTGATCTGCGGCGATATGTTGGGATTGTTCCAGGCGTTCACGCCGAAATTTGTAAAAAAATACGCCAATGTGGCGCAGATAGAAACAGAAGCCTTCAAGGAATATATCAGAGACGTCAAAGCCGGCGTCTTTCCGGAAGATCAGCATGCTTATCACATCACGGAGCCGATTGAAGGCTTCCGGGAACTGTTTGGAAAATATCAAAAATAGCAGAGAAAACGATCGGATTTTCAGGTCGGTCGCATCGTCGGATTCAAGATAAAACACGCTCCCTGTGGCAGCCGATCGGCATCTGGCTGCCACAGGGAGTTTTGCTTTTTTTTTAAGCAAAAACAGGTCTCTCTGTGGTCGGCGCGTCAGAGAGACATTTCATTTTTCCCCGCAACATAACGGAACAAAAGGAAACTCTGCCGCTGTGCGCATTTACAGCAGCAACTACCTTAAAAAATCAGATTCCGAACTTGACATATTCCTAGTAAAGGAGTAGGATATAAACAGATAAAGCCTAGCAATTTGATAGGATATCAAGAAGGCGGTGCTTATGAAATTTTCAACGCGCAGTGAGTATGGTTTGCGTGCCATGGTGGTTCTGGCTGGCAATGAGGGAGGTAATCCGCTTTCGCTGCGGCAAATAGCAGAAGATGAGCATATTTCAGAGCAATACCTGGAGCAGATTTTTATGGAGTTAAAAAAAGCCGATCTGGTGCTCAGCATCCGGGGTGCTTATGGCGGCTATCGTTTAGCTAGAAGCGCAGAAGAGATTACGGTGCGGCAGATCCTGGAGGTTTTGGAAGGACCCATTGTGCCCTGCGATTGCTTAAGTCAGGAACTTGGTTTTACGTCCTGCGGCAGCAAAGAAGAAGCCTGCCTGATTCAGGTTGTCTGGCGCCGGCTGCAGACCGGAATGAACGAAATCCTGGAAAGTATGAATTTGCATGATTTGCAGGCCGGTAAATATCAGTAAAAAGCCATAGATGGTTTTTTAGAAAGGAAGAATACGATGAGGACGATTTATCTGGATCATGCGGCGACGACAGCTGTCGATCCGCGTGTGCTGGAAGCGATGCTGCCGGTTTTCACCGAAGTGTATGGCAATGCCTCCAGTATGCATCATGTGGGTCAGGCGGCGCGAAAGCTGGTGGAAGAAGCGCGTGAAAAAGTAGCGAAAGCGATCGGAGCAGCCCCGGGTGAAATTTACTTTACATCCGGCGGTACCGAAGCGGATAACCTGGCTGTGCTTGGCGTAGCCGAAGCGATGGCCAGCCGCAAAGGCAAACATTTGATCACAACAGGAATTGAACACCATGCTATTTTCAACAGTTTTGCCTGGCTGAAAGAAAACGGTTTTGAGATCAGCGAACTGCCGGTTGATCAATTCGGTATGGTCAATCCGGCTGATTTGGAAAAAGCGATCCGTCCGGATACGATTTTGGTCAGCATCATGCATGCCAACAACGAGATCGGCACGATCCAGCCAATCGCCGAGCTCGGTCTCATCTGCAAAGCGCACAAGATTACTTTTCATGTCGACGCTGTGCAGACGGTCGGACATTTGCCGATCGATGTGAACGCAATGAATATCGATCTGCTCTCGATGTCGGCTCATAAATTTTACGGACCCAAAGGGGTAGGCGCTCTATACTTACGCCGCGGTGTACGGATCAAGCCGCATCTGCATGGCGGCGAACAGGAAAAGGGCCTGCGCCCCGGCACAGAGAATGTCCCCGGCATTGTCGGCTTAGGCAGAGCAATCGAAATTGCGGTGGCTGAAATGGCAGAGGAAAACGCTAGGGAAGCCGCTTTACGGGATCAGCTGATTGCCGGGCTGCTCAAGATCCCTGACGTGCGGCTGAACGGTCATCCTACCCGGCGGCTGTCGAGCAATGTCAATGTTAGTATCGCTTATATCGAAGGCGAATCCATCCTGTTGTCTCTTGATCTTCAGGGCATTTGCGCATCCAGCGGTTCTGCCTGCGCTTCCGGCAGTCTGGAACCTTCTCATGTTTTGTTGGCAATCGGACTCGATCATCCAACGGCGCATGGAT
This region includes:
- the panB gene encoding 3-methyl-2-oxobutanoate hydroxymethyltransferase, whose amino-acid sequence is MAKKKSVLDFRKMKAKGEQVAWMTCYDYPMATFEEAAGMDMILVGDSLGMIVLGYQGTNPVTMEDCLSHCQAVKRGAPNTFIIGDMPFGSYQTSNEDAVYNACRFLKEAQVDAIKLEGGVRVKDRIRAIADAGIAVMGHIGLTPQSSGQLGGFMAQGRTVASAQAVIEDALAVEAAGAYSILVEAVPPEVTAFLCQLLTIPVYSIGAGAADGQLLICGDMLGLFQAFTPKFVKKYANVAQIETEAFKEYIRDVKAGVFPEDQHAYHITEPIEGFRELFGKYQK
- a CDS encoding Rrf2 family transcriptional regulator; protein product: MKFSTRSEYGLRAMVVLAGNEGGNPLSLRQIAEDEHISEQYLEQIFMELKKADLVLSIRGAYGGYRLARSAEEITVRQILEVLEGPIVPCDCLSQELGFTSCGSKEEACLIQVVWRRLQTGMNEILESMNLHDLQAGKYQ
- the nifS gene encoding cysteine desulfurase NifS — encoded protein: MRTIYLDHAATTAVDPRVLEAMLPVFTEVYGNASSMHHVGQAARKLVEEAREKVAKAIGAAPGEIYFTSGGTEADNLAVLGVAEAMASRKGKHLITTGIEHHAIFNSFAWLKENGFEISELPVDQFGMVNPADLEKAIRPDTILVSIMHANNEIGTIQPIAELGLICKAHKITFHVDAVQTVGHLPIDVNAMNIDLLSMSAHKFYGPKGVGALYLRRGVRIKPHLHGGEQEKGLRPGTENVPGIVGLGRAIEIAVAEMAEENAREAALRDQLIAGLLKIPDVRLNGHPTRRLSSNVNVSIAYIEGESILLSLDLQGICASSGSACASGSLEPSHVLLAIGLDHPTAHGSLRLTLGRENTAEDVDFVLQVMPEIVQRLRKMSPIYPENLRK